Proteins encoded within one genomic window of Spirulina major PCC 6313:
- a CDS encoding carboxypeptidase-like regulatory domain-containing protein, whose translation MPLIVILGGATPAIAHGSSVDFSLRQAVEITATYENGDPMDEAQVSIYAPDDPETPWQTGLTDGEGTFQFAPDQAGQWDVKVRKAGHGNLVTIPINATTTTEASVASVASGSSSYSPAQKGMMAIAIVWGCIGTALFFTRKPVKQ comes from the coding sequence ATGCCCTTGATTGTCATCTTGGGGGGGGCGACACCGGCGATCGCCCACGGCAGTTCCGTGGATTTTTCCCTGCGTCAAGCGGTGGAAATTACCGCCACCTATGAAAACGGTGATCCCATGGACGAGGCGCAGGTGTCGATCTACGCCCCGGATGATCCCGAAACACCCTGGCAAACCGGGCTGACCGATGGCGAAGGTACGTTTCAGTTTGCACCAGATCAAGCCGGGCAGTGGGATGTGAAAGTGCGCAAAGCCGGTCATGGCAATTTGGTGACCATTCCCATCAACGCGACAACAACAACAGAAGCATCGGTGGCTTCGGTGGCCTCCGGATCAAGTTCCTATTCCCCTGCCCAAAAAGGGATGATGGCGATCGCGATCGTTTGGGGTTGCATCGGCACAGCCCTATTTTTTACCCGTAAACCCGTAAAACAATAA